From one Gracilinanus agilis isolate LMUSP501 chromosome 5, AgileGrace, whole genome shotgun sequence genomic stretch:
- the KLRK1 gene encoding NKG2-D type II integral membrane protein, with protein MSYKWMMGLTRDRRCHFNFETREQQNSKYATTSQNSFPKRRKRNPTSMGNKYTASQPLFLCRFIGVAMGIRFFVTLAILGTIFIHCSKPKAPLNTNRFYCGPCPKNWICYKNNCYFFSNESKTWNQSRASCLSHNSSLLKIYSKEDQDFLAMIKSYYWMGLVQSTSGDSWMWEDGSPFSPHQLSLVTMEKGTCAVYGSSFTGYTEDCSVTNTYICMQKHNSSFSSTLPLST; from the exons ATGTCATATAAATGGATGATGGGGCTCACACGTGATCGACGGTGTCATTTCAATTTTG AAACACGTGAGCAGCAGAATTCCAAATATGCCACGACTTCCCAAAATTCTTtcccaaaaagaagaaaaagaaatcccacATCGATGGGGAACAAATATACAGCAAGTC AACCACTTTTTCTCTGTCGATTCATTGGAGTGGCTATGGGGATAAGGTTCTTTGTGACACTGGCCATATTAGGCACCATATTCATTCACT GTTCCAAACCAAAGGCTCCACTCAACACAAATA gatTTTACTGTGGCCCATGTCCTAAGAACTGGATTTGTTACAAAAATAACTGctatttcttttcaaatgaaaGCAAAACTTGGAATCAGAGTCGAGCTTCCTGCCTATCTCACAATTCCAGTCTCCTTAAGATATATAGCAAAGAGGACCAG GATTTTCTTGCAATGATAAAATCATATTATTGGATGGGCCTAGTACAATCTACATCTGGTGACTCCTGGATGTGGGAAGATGGTTCACCTTTCTCTCCTCATCA ACTTTCTCTGGTTACAATGGAAAAAGGAACCTGTGCAGTGTATGGCTCCAGCTTCACAGGCTACACAGAGGACTGCTCAGTGACCAATACTTACATATGTATGCAGAAG CATAACAGCTCATTCTCTTCCACCTTACCCCTCTCTACTTGA